A single window of Paludisphaera rhizosphaerae DNA harbors:
- a CDS encoding glycosyltransferase family 2 protein: MKSEKISVVVPAHNDEATLLDALRSVERSWEHFQTQDGGGRSCEIVIVDDCSRDATSELAAGYCVGRPDRVLIRRDEPGGPASARNAGVAASSGDVLLFLDADDLFLEPHVSLVLRALDDPTVDVVKTGVALDDPVHPTWRARIVNSLVINLALRRRLHDEIGGFFDVHLFRKRDGRLVHELDVFRSIEDVFYNQALFRLFRCVFLAEETVRYTRRPGNSFDRQYEKFRVAPGLHQEKESDERRLQVALGSVFFRHEMEALKKRMTSNGPDGA; the protein is encoded by the coding sequence ATGAAATCCGAGAAGATCTCCGTCGTCGTGCCGGCCCACAACGACGAGGCCACCCTCCTCGACGCCCTCCGGAGCGTCGAACGGTCGTGGGAGCACTTCCAAACCCAGGACGGCGGCGGCCGGTCTTGCGAGATCGTGATCGTGGACGACTGCTCGCGCGACGCGACGTCCGAACTGGCGGCGGGCTACTGCGTCGGCCGGCCCGATCGCGTGCTGATCCGACGCGACGAGCCCGGCGGCCCCGCCTCCGCCAGGAACGCGGGCGTCGCCGCTTCGTCGGGCGACGTCCTCCTCTTCCTGGACGCCGACGACCTCTTCCTGGAGCCTCACGTCTCCCTGGTTCTGCGGGCGCTGGATGACCCGACGGTCGACGTCGTCAAGACCGGCGTCGCCCTCGACGACCCCGTCCACCCGACCTGGCGGGCCCGCATCGTCAACAGCCTGGTGATCAACCTGGCGCTGCGGCGGCGGCTCCACGACGAGATCGGCGGTTTCTTCGACGTCCACCTCTTCCGCAAACGCGACGGCCGTCTCGTCCACGAGCTGGACGTGTTCCGGTCGATCGAGGACGTCTTCTACAACCAAGCCCTCTTCCGCCTCTTCCGCTGCGTCTTCCTGGCCGAGGAAACCGTCCGCTACACGAGAAGGCCCGGCAACTCCTTCGACCGCCAGTACGAGAAGTTTCGCGTCGCCCCCGGGCTCCACCAGGAAAAGGAGTCGGACGAGCGCCGGCTCCAGGTGGCGCTCGGCAGCGTGTTCTTCCGCCACGAGATGGAGGCCTTGAAGAAACGGATGACCTCGAACGGACCGGATGGCGCGTGA
- a CDS encoding glycosyltransferase: MGIDRVLFASVHGYVDPSSGAAVSTRELMELLAAGGIDARVLSTGLVDFPDETPLGGLLDGLGTPYRRARAALSTPDAGADVEVFDLTLGGVRVALMPTAGSRIARWADSAEAVAFLDLADQVFARFRPQVMFTYGGHVVGRELMARARRRGIAVVFHLRNFEYSKPDLFRDVSALVVTTEYARRHYAEVLGRDCVVIPNAIRPDRVVAADRAPRYLTFVNPQLAKGAAVFARIAAELGRRRPDIPMLVLESRARAKGLERVPLDLSGVANLHRMANTPDPRDFYGVSRAVLIPSLVRETFGRVAAEAMSNGLPVLASDRGALPEVVGDGGFVLPVPPRLTPSSTEPPTAEEVAPWLQIIERLWDDPAWEAEQSARALAWSRRWDEGRILEQYHDFFRSLA; this comes from the coding sequence ATGGGAATCGATCGGGTCCTCTTCGCGTCGGTCCACGGCTACGTCGACCCTTCGAGCGGGGCGGCGGTCTCGACGCGCGAGCTGATGGAGCTGCTCGCCGCCGGGGGGATCGACGCCCGCGTCCTCTCGACCGGCCTGGTCGACTTTCCCGACGAGACGCCGCTGGGGGGACTGCTCGACGGGCTCGGGACGCCCTATCGACGGGCCAGGGCCGCCCTCTCGACGCCCGACGCCGGGGCGGACGTCGAGGTCTTCGACCTGACGCTCGGCGGCGTCCGGGTCGCGCTCATGCCGACGGCCGGCAGCCGGATCGCCAGGTGGGCGGACTCGGCCGAGGCCGTCGCGTTCCTCGACCTGGCCGACCAGGTCTTCGCCCGATTCCGGCCCCAGGTCATGTTCACCTACGGCGGCCACGTCGTCGGCCGCGAGCTGATGGCGCGGGCTCGGCGGCGGGGGATCGCCGTTGTCTTCCACCTCCGGAACTTCGAGTACTCGAAGCCCGACCTGTTCCGCGACGTCTCGGCCCTGGTCGTGACGACCGAGTACGCCCGCCGCCACTACGCCGAGGTCCTGGGCCGCGACTGCGTGGTGATCCCCAACGCGATCCGACCCGATCGCGTGGTCGCCGCCGACCGCGCGCCGCGCTACCTGACCTTCGTCAATCCGCAGCTCGCCAAGGGGGCGGCGGTCTTCGCCCGAATCGCCGCCGAGCTGGGCCGGCGGAGGCCCGACATCCCCATGCTGGTCCTCGAGTCCAGGGCGCGGGCGAAGGGGCTTGAGCGGGTGCCGCTCGACCTGTCGGGCGTCGCCAATCTACATCGGATGGCCAACACGCCCGATCCTCGCGACTTTTACGGGGTGAGCCGGGCGGTGCTGATTCCGTCGCTGGTGCGGGAGACGTTCGGCCGGGTCGCCGCCGAGGCGATGTCCAACGGCCTGCCGGTGCTGGCCAGCGACCGCGGGGCCCTCCCCGAGGTCGTCGGCGACGGCGGCTTCGTCCTGCCCGTCCCGCCGCGGCTGACGCCCTCCTCGACCGAGCCCCCCACGGCCGAGGAAGTCGCCCCCTGGCTCCAGATCATCGAGCGGCTCTGGGACGACCCCGCCTGGGAGGCCGAACAATCCGCCCGCGCCCTGGCCTGGTCCCGGCGCTGGGACGAGGGCCGAATCCTGGAGCAGTATCACGACTTCTTCCGCTCCCTCGCCTGA
- a CDS encoding DUF6165 family protein yields MENQATPAVDRSGVDLAEVRNEAKRYPIDLGNGRDDPDLLFVLGVLALKERRYDAASEFLGRVVVLDGGRADAHHLLGSAYRGLKRPEEALACFAKAARLQGGNPHLHYDVGALHEEAGRIGDAVASFRRAVELDPTHADAHYRMGFLALRAGRLEDAASAFQSTLRTAPGRHDAARGLGGVRMKQGRDADAIEAYRAAVRIRPEDFEANNELGILLARMRRFAEAESCYREALKHKPDYPDAHNNLGNALRNQGKLDEAAACFREALRLRPKYPEAFNNLGITLKHQGKLSEALVHYEKALSLRSDYPEAHNNLGLALASRGKLEAAVVNYQQALRFKPDYVEAAANLADALSGLGRHPEAAAVYKQAIAVRPNEPRLRKSLGNALARMEKYTEAEASHREAIRLAPNYADAHNDLGIALARMGRFAEAVDSYRRAIEASPKYAEAYNNLGNALRHLGRFEESLECYQTALAHKPQYADAYNNLGIAYAEMGRCRDAVENYTQCLRINPNHVDAHMNRALTWLRMGDYAQGWAEYEWRWKKRVLTRRPLIMPQWNGFPLQGRRILLISEQGLGDTLQFVRFAMLLKRNGAGEVILECPERLIPLLSGSPWIDHLVGHGRPLPDYDVYCPLLNVPGLTATSVEAIPAEVPYIHAGPRLVESWGRELGATPGLKVGINWQGNPKYAGDRHRSIPLKFYEPLARIPGVQLFSIQKNAGLEQLDACKGAFPATDLGRRLDESTGPFMDTAAVMKNLDLFITSDTAVAHLAGALGVPTWMALSTTPDWRWMTAREDTPWYPTMRIFRQTEHMAWGPVFDRIADELRSEVKRRARTRAIPVKIAPGELIDKITILEIKAERLADPDKLRHVRDELAMLRQCHESFVFDPEAVRELTAELKEVNATLWTIEDEIRDFDRDDHVDPRFVELARAIYRTNDRRAQIKRRINERLGSDLVEEKSYGGGR; encoded by the coding sequence ATGGAGAATCAAGCGACTCCCGCAGTCGATCGTTCGGGCGTCGACCTCGCCGAGGTTCGGAACGAGGCGAAGCGATATCCGATCGACCTCGGGAACGGTCGGGACGATCCGGACCTGCTCTTCGTGCTCGGCGTGCTCGCCTTGAAGGAAAGGCGGTACGACGCCGCGTCGGAGTTCCTGGGGAGGGTCGTCGTGTTGGACGGCGGGAGGGCGGACGCGCATCACCTGCTCGGCTCCGCCTACCGTGGGTTGAAACGTCCGGAAGAGGCCCTCGCATGCTTCGCGAAGGCCGCACGCCTCCAGGGCGGCAACCCCCATCTCCATTACGACGTCGGCGCGTTGCATGAGGAAGCCGGTCGGATCGGCGACGCCGTCGCGAGCTTCCGGCGGGCCGTCGAACTGGATCCGACGCACGCCGACGCTCACTATCGGATGGGCTTCCTGGCCCTCCGGGCGGGTCGCCTTGAAGATGCGGCCTCGGCGTTCCAGTCGACCCTGCGGACAGCCCCCGGCAGGCACGACGCCGCTCGCGGCCTCGGCGGCGTCCGCATGAAACAGGGGCGGGATGCGGACGCAATCGAGGCTTATCGGGCGGCCGTTCGGATCCGTCCGGAGGACTTCGAAGCCAACAACGAACTGGGAATCCTGCTGGCCCGGATGCGCCGCTTCGCCGAGGCGGAGTCGTGCTATCGCGAGGCCCTTAAGCACAAGCCCGACTACCCCGACGCCCATAACAACCTGGGCAACGCGCTCCGCAACCAGGGCAAGTTGGACGAGGCGGCGGCCTGCTTTCGCGAGGCCCTGCGCCTGAGGCCCAAGTATCCCGAAGCTTTCAACAACCTGGGAATCACGCTCAAGCATCAAGGCAAACTGTCGGAGGCTCTGGTCCACTACGAAAAGGCTCTCAGCCTCCGGTCGGACTACCCGGAGGCCCACAACAACCTGGGGTTGGCCCTGGCGAGCCGGGGCAAGCTCGAGGCGGCGGTCGTCAACTACCAGCAGGCGCTGCGGTTCAAGCCGGACTACGTCGAGGCGGCCGCCAACCTGGCCGACGCGCTCTCGGGCCTAGGCCGCCATCCCGAGGCGGCGGCCGTTTACAAGCAGGCGATCGCGGTGCGGCCGAACGAGCCCAGGCTGCGCAAGAGCTTGGGGAACGCCCTGGCCCGGATGGAGAAATATACCGAGGCCGAGGCGAGCCACCGCGAGGCGATCCGCCTCGCCCCGAACTACGCCGACGCCCATAACGACCTCGGCATCGCGCTCGCGAGGATGGGACGGTTCGCGGAGGCCGTCGACAGCTACCGCCGTGCGATCGAGGCGTCGCCCAAGTATGCGGAAGCCTACAACAACCTGGGCAACGCCCTGAGGCACCTCGGCCGGTTCGAGGAGAGCCTGGAGTGCTACCAGACGGCGCTGGCCCACAAGCCGCAGTACGCCGACGCCTACAACAACCTGGGAATCGCTTACGCCGAGATGGGCCGTTGCCGCGACGCCGTGGAAAATTACACCCAGTGCCTGCGGATCAACCCCAACCACGTCGACGCCCACATGAACCGGGCGTTGACGTGGCTGCGGATGGGGGATTACGCCCAGGGCTGGGCCGAGTACGAATGGCGTTGGAAGAAGCGCGTCCTGACCCGACGCCCGCTGATCATGCCGCAGTGGAACGGGTTCCCGCTCCAGGGCCGCAGGATCCTGCTGATCTCCGAGCAGGGGCTCGGCGACACGCTCCAGTTCGTTCGGTTCGCCATGCTCCTGAAGCGGAACGGGGCGGGCGAGGTCATCCTCGAATGCCCCGAGAGGCTGATCCCGCTGCTCTCGGGGTCGCCGTGGATCGACCACCTCGTCGGCCACGGCCGCCCGCTGCCGGACTACGACGTCTACTGCCCCCTGCTCAACGTCCCCGGCCTGACCGCGACGTCCGTCGAGGCGATCCCGGCGGAGGTCCCCTACATCCACGCCGGCCCCCGGCTCGTCGAGTCCTGGGGGCGCGAGCTGGGGGCGACGCCGGGCTTGAAGGTGGGGATCAACTGGCAGGGCAACCCCAAGTACGCCGGCGACCGGCATCGGTCGATCCCGCTCAAATTCTACGAACCGCTGGCCCGAATTCCCGGGGTTCAGCTCTTCAGCATTCAGAAGAACGCGGGGCTCGAGCAGCTCGACGCCTGCAAGGGGGCCTTCCCGGCGACGGACCTTGGGCGTCGCCTGGACGAGTCGACCGGGCCGTTCATGGACACCGCCGCGGTCATGAAGAACCTCGACCTGTTCATCACCTCGGACACCGCCGTGGCGCACCTGGCCGGGGCGCTCGGCGTGCCGACGTGGATGGCCCTGTCCACGACGCCCGACTGGCGCTGGATGACGGCCCGCGAGGACACGCCCTGGTATCCGACGATGCGAATCTTCAGGCAGACGGAGCACATGGCCTGGGGGCCGGTCTTCGACCGGATCGCCGACGAGCTGCGGTCGGAGGTCAAGCGGCGGGCCCGGACGCGGGCGATCCCCGTCAAGATCGCGCCCGGGGAGCTGATCGACAAGATCACGATTCTGGAGATCAAGGCCGAGCGGCTCGCCGACCCCGACAAGCTGCGCCACGTCCGGGACGAGCTGGCCATGCTCCGGCAGTGCCACGAGAGCTTCGTCTTCGACCCCGAAGCCGTCCGCGAGCTGACGGCCGAGCTGAAGGAGGTCAACGCGACTCTCTGGACGATCGAGGACGAGATCCGCGACTTCGACCGAGACGACCACGTCGACCCCCGCTTCGTCGAGCTGGCGCGGGCGATCTACCGGACGAACGACCGGCGGGCGCAGATCAAGCGGCGGATCAACGAACGGCTGGGGTCGGACCTGGTCGAGGAGAAGTCGTACGGCGGCGGGCGGTAG